The Bacillus rossius redtenbacheri isolate Brsri chromosome 5, Brsri_v3, whole genome shotgun sequence region TGCACTTAGGATCAAGGAGACTTAACTCCAAGATTATAGTGGGGCTTCGAACCACTTGGGAACCTACTTGGTGCTCATAAATTATGAGTCATTCCGGAGATGTTGGGATCAAACCCACGTCCTTCACCACGTGAATGTGATGTGTTAGCCATCACcgaaaaccacaaatttaaattGGTTCATGGTTCAAAGAAGCCTTGAATCAAGCTTGCTGTGTCAAGCTTGCTCGTAAAGCCTAGTTCAAATCTTATGACAAGCTTGCCGCATTATTACATGCTATGTGAGACTCCAGACTCAGTGAGCTGCTGATTGTCTGTCTCTTGTGTTAGGCGCAAAAAATCCCCCTTTGACTGAGCCACAATTCGATAGGATTCTGGTTTTTCTCCCAGCAAGATTGGTGCCGTTATTTGTTTTAGCAATTGGGAAACATGATGGACAGTGCTTTGATCCGATGGGTTTTCTAAGGGGTTTTCCCATTCAATACTCTATTCACATCTCTTCATTTCTCGACGTCTCTATAACCTGCTATCGAGGAGAAGTAAAAGAAGAGAGTTAGGTTTCAGACCCGATATCTTATGGTTTAAACACTTTCtacattataactttttttataatttagtatTGAAAACTTGACTTTGTTAAGACACAGATAACACATAAAAGGCTTTACAAAGCTCACAAAAGTGTGTCTGTTGGCAGTTTTATCACAGCTGTAGTCATTATCAACTATTAATTCATTAGTAAATGCAAATTACTTCAAATAGAAAAGTATTTGTATCAGCCAGGCTCTATTAAACGTAATTACATACTAACCAGAATTACATATTCTATGCTTTAACAAAGACGAAATTGACcattaaattatacaaatattttgtaaactaaaaacTGATGAAACCAACAAGTGGTCTTTCATTTCATATCCCTCCCTTTTGAGGCATgattaattcatttttaatttattcgtaATCGTACGTAAGatttatacaaatttttgatTGGATAAAATTCTTATAGGGTGGTTTCAATTAACGATGGTCCAATCATTCAAGGACAAAAAAAAGTGCATGTGTTCGGAGGGTATACTGTTGGTGAAATAAAACTGTGATATCACAAGATCTATACTGATCGCCAATCCAAAACTTATAGGGTGTGTAATATTAACAATGGTCCAACCATTCAATGAGAAGAAACATATTTGTGTTTGTATAGTAGTCTGTTGGTGAAATAAGGCATGTAATGGCAGGATCTGTACTGATAATTCAGTCCACTACATTTAGGGTGGTCAAATTAAAGAAGGCGTAATCATTTAAggagaaaaaaactttaacattTATTAAGGGAATTCTGTTGCAATAAACAGTGATACAGCAGATCTGTTGGTGAAATAAACTTTGATATGGCAGGTCTTGTACTTATCATCCGACCAAGACATCTAGGGAATGTCAAATCATTCAAGATGAAGAAACATCAATGTGTTGTAAGTGTTTGAAGGGTGAGTTTTTGGTTGAAATAAACTGTGATAGGCTGTATCTGTACTGAATGTCATTAAAAGGCATCTAGGGtgtgtaaaatttatatatgatCTAAAATTTTCAAGTAGAAGGAACTTCAAAGTATGTTTGGAGGGTGGTCTGTTGGTGAAATGAACTGTGATGTGGCAGGGCCTACACTGTCCGTCAGGCAAAGACGTCTAGGTTACGTCGAGTCAACGATGGTCCAATAATTCAAGGAGAAGGAACTCCTGTGTGTTTGGAGGCTAGTCTGTTGGTGTAATGAACCGTGATGTGGCAGGGCCTACACTGTCCGTCAGTCGAAGACGTCTAGGGTATGTCGAGTCAACGATGGTCCAATAATTCAAGGAGAAGGAACTCCTGTGAGTTCGGAGGGTAGTCTTTTGGTGAAATCAACTGTGATGTGGCATCAGGGCCTACACTGATCATCTAGGGCATGGTCCAATAACTCAAGGAGAAGGAACTCCTGTGAGTTCGGAGGGTAGTCTTTTGGTGAAATCAACTGTGATGTGGCATCAGGGCCTACACTGATCATCTAGGGCATGGTCCAATAACTCAAGTAGAAGGAACTCCTGTGTGTTTGGAGGGTAGTCTGTTGGTGAAATGAACTGTGATGTGGCCGGGCCTACACCGACCATCTAGGACACGGTCTAATAACTCAAGGAGAAGGAACTCCTGTGTGTTTGGAGGATAGCCTGTTGGTGAAATGAACTGTGATGTGGCAGTGCCTACACTGTCCGTCAGGCGAAGACGTCTAGGGTATGTCGAGTCAACGATGGTCCAATAATTCAAGGAGAAGGAATTCCTGTGTGTTAGGAGTGTAGTCTGTTGGTGGAATAAACTGTGATGTGGTAGGGCCTACACTGACCATCCAGGGCATGGTCCAATAACTCAAGGAGAAGGAACTCCTGTGTTTTTGGAGGGTAGTCTGTTGGTGAAATGAACCGTGATGTGGCCGGGCCTACACTGACCATCTAGGGCACGGTCCAATAACTCAAGGAGAAGGAACTCCTGTGTGTTTGGAGGGTAGTCTGTTGGTGAAATGAACTGTGATGTGGCATCAGGGCCTACAATGACCATCTAGGGCATGGTCCAATAATTCAAGTAGGAGGAACTTCTGTGTGTTTGGAGGGTAGTCTGTTGGTGAATTGAACCGTGATGTGTCATCAGGGCCTACAATGACCATCTAGGGCATGGTCCAGTAATTCAAGGAGGAGGAACTTCTGTGTGTTTGGAGGGTAGTATGTCGGTGAAATGAACTGTGATGTGGCATCAGGGCCTACACTGACCATCTAGGGCATGGTCCAATAACTCAAGGAGGAGGAACTCCTGTGTGTTTGGAGGGTAGTCTGTTGGTGAAATAAACTGTGATGTGGTAGGGCCTACAATGACCATCTAGGGCATGGTCCAATAATTCAAGGAAGAGGAACTCCTGTGTGTTTGGAGGGTAGTCTGTTGGTGGAATGAACTGTGATGAGGCAGGGCCTACAATGACCATCTAGGGCACGGTCCAACAACTCAAGGATAAGGTGTCAGGGTCCACGGCACCTTCATGACGCGCCAGGGGTCGGCGGCGACGTCGGCGTCGAAGAAGCCACCCGCCATGAGGAACACGAGGTAGAGCAGCAGGCCGCCGTGCGCCGCGAAGAGCAGCGCGTGCTCGAGCTGCAGGCGGCGGCGGTCGGGCCGGCGCGGCAGCGACCTGACGGCGACCAGGCCGCAGAcggacgccgccgccgccgaggcGTACAGCGCCGCCTCGCAGGCGTCCGCCTGGCGCACCGCGGCGCCCGCCTCCAGCTCGGCGAACACGAGCAGGCTGAGCGCCGACGCGGCGGCCGCCACCAGCCCGAGGAACAGCCCCTTGCCGGCGCGCGACAGGTCCACGCTGAACTGGCTGACGGAGCGCGCGTAGATGACGTTGACGCCGCTGCTGCGCTTGCGCGCGCGCCGGCCCGGGTCGCAGGAGGCGTCGCGCACGGAGCGCCACATGGCGGCGAGGATAACGGAGCACAGCAGGCTGTACTCCACGGTGCAGGGGAACAGGTAGGGCGCGGCGTCGCGCATGGCCGAGGCCACGGCGCGAGACGTCCAGCAGGGGTCGCCGCCGCGGGCTGCACGCACCGTACCAGTGCCACATGCATCGAACACCATtggaaccaggggcgcaacaactaaatttccaaaggggggggggcaatatacctttataaaaataatcatcgatcccccctattgaagcagggggttcgggggtcctcccccgggaaaatttgtatttcaaggtggaaaatggtgctatttaagcagttttattatctaaaaattgattacacatcactttctttgccccgtttgcccccacttcaaggtttcagagggggggaaaaatacccttgcccTACTCCCCccatgttgttgcgcccctgattggaACCGACACACTGACACAAAGGACGAGAGAAGAAACCGCAGGCAACGAGGCTTCTCAGACAGTTGGATCGTCAGGTTTAGCAaattgcatcacccaaaataacatactgcacTCTCTGATGATTTTGAAAAATCATCTCCGAATTCGGtcccggaagggggggggggggggcgggtagTTGCGCTTGTGTCAGCCACTGCAAAAACACTAGGTTCACATTGGATTACGATTTGCTTTTAGATGAAAACATCGGCATCTGCATTTGTTTACATGTTTCACGTAGAGCCGCGAGGATATTATTTAAACTCCAGGCAAGACTCACTGGTAGGGACCTGCGAGATTAGCTTTGTTATTTGGCAATATGTTCAGAATGAAACTGCTGCTACGTTCGGATCACTCTTGTCCAGGGGTTGGCTGCAAGGTCGGGCAACAGCCTAGGTCCCCGCGACTAGTGGTGCCCCGTGCCGGTATCTTTATCACCGAGACACTTGTAGTATGAACATTTCTTAAATTAGCAAAACCGATGACGAATGTTGAGTTCCATGTTGGCTTCCAACACATTGTTTTAGAGAGCTCTTTTAACTCCCCTCCATTTTCACTGTGGAAAATTTCACACCTACCAGGTCCCCAAATATGGCCCCGCAAATACTAAGACCGCTACTGCGTTTTTCATTGGATAAAGGGGATAGTTGACTCCTTCAAAGAACATTAAACCAATTAAAATAATGTGGgagagtttttcagtactcgccaatgatgtgtaacatctaacctcggtaacgagcaaattaatgtgttctcatgttgcaaatacacttataatacgaaacctagacacgaaatttaacacagaatttttttaaaataatgccaaacgctttaaatttacgaaaatttggttttcaactacatttatggacgcgaatcaaacGCAGTTACACCActggccgctagaattcgctgcgggagcagctacattgactattgaatcatttcattagaaatggctccgataacAGTATTAAACCCCGGATAAAGCCCAGATGGGTAAAAATAACTAAACAGTTAACattgtaaagtttccctttgatcTTATGAACGTCGGTTAGTGCCAACTGCCACAGATTGctgcaccgtggttgttacacgtgtccgttcctcgacttccgtcgcattcacgaagcCCCCCTCCCCGCCAAATCagtggcggcttcaggatgacttttcgggaaggggctatcgcacaaaaaaaggtcgtagttgcaaaaaatgaaagtggtcagatattggtcttggaatattatttacaaattacaggtttcaaatacagaaccttagtagctccacgCATCTTTTGATGAGATGAAAGTTTAACatacgaaattaaatatttaagtaaacataaatatacactaatcaataaaactgGTCTCGGGAGGGGCCATCAACCCCCACCGCCCGcctttctggagccgcgcttgcgccaaatcgccgcctgagtattggagtgttctatgtccactttttaggttttttatgctatggacacgaaattaatattagtattcatttgtactatatccacacacgtctacgcacataaaaatgtttgttcttaatttaagaccaatattattttgttccatgtcatgctattcatagttgtttgaactttcaaatgcttatatctcagttccgacttcaatggacatagaagactccaattctcaggcgacgaaatGCCGCATAACCGAGAGCTGAGACGGTACGCATCACAAACATCGCGCACACACTCACGGCTCTGGGTCTCCTGCAAGCTGGCGTTGCGCGCTTCCTCGCCTCCAGAGATGTCCACCCGGGCCTCCTGCACGACCACGTACAGCCACTTGCAGAGGTTGGCGGCGATCATGTGAGCCAGCCCGAACCTCGACACAGCCGCGTGCGCCGGCGACGCCAGGAACTGCAACGCGCGTCGCACATGCGTCGAGAAGCccaagatgcacatcaagttctgtccctgcccgaacacgcccgaatgactattcaccttcagccaacatgagatttgttttatttttgcgcaggaaaaaatgaattcaaatattaaaagtggtcggttaggttagttacgttaaaaaactttaaaacactatggacggttagttaggttagtatagctacattaaaataaacatataaatatatatacaaataaacccgaggttggccgaaggtgaatattcgggcgtgttcgggcagggacagagcttgatgtacatcttaggcttcccacatACATCGGGTGGCaacgatatatcgatatatcATAATAATTATCGCTATTACCGATGTATCGGAAATATCGATATTTTAGTTACAAAATATCGATAAATCGGTATAGATATTTTTGATATCGATATTTTGTCCCGATAATATCAAATTTGTATCCTACATATAGTTACGTTCATCTctgacttaatgatcgcgtaacgTCGTAGacaatataattttcattgctcattgctaacctgttcctcctaacATTGTTGctgagtccgtggcgcaaagataatacaTATTTGGACTACATCTTGGTTTTTGGGTAAGgcattttcctgcacatcatcggtgagttaagtatcttaaatgtatAATCCTGTGTGTTAGTTGATTTGTATAATTCTATGTGTGAATGACTATGTGTTTGAccattatattcttcttttgtggcCACATAATTTATTGCTGCTAAAATCATCGGAAAATATCACAGAATATCAGAAATTCTCTGCAAACAGTAGTCTTGAGTTTTAACAATCTTTTTCACAACTCTTGAGTCGTGAATTAAAGCAGAATGTAACCACATTATACAGCTAATAGTGAGAGCTATTGCTTCACAAAACCAGCCAGCGTTTCAGTATTTCAGCTACGTCCAAACGctcatacaataaaaaaataatagaaatattAACCGACAGAGAGCATGTTCTCGAGTGTATTATTCAAACGCGATCATATACGAATCAAGCACTAGTTAACACGATGCAGTTGCAATTTATTTACAGTGCCACGTACGTTTATCAGCTTAcacatacacaattttttttgataaaatttaaatatttatttggagaattatttgaaaaatatttttcaagatggcagctaaGATGGCGATCTCGATGTATGACAGACGGAatattatagaattaaaaatggcggaactCACACAACGCACAACTTTCTAGTTCCTTGTACCTCAGAACCGTTTAAACACTCTCGTGGTAACAGCTATCAGAACATACTCAATCCAGGGTTATAAAAGAGTTTTTTTCTCATAAATAATTCAGAAAATGTAGAATTAATAAATGACACGACTAACGATAAGATTGACCATCTTAAGCCGTTACGAATTTTCCTCAAGAAATACAAGCCGCAATAGTGGCTTCACCAAGAAGcatcattagagacccggaaatttcgcggattcatttagtcgcaagctagaatacaAACCTCCAccctctcgcactgtgttcatgattgacacgcagttatctggacacgtccctctacgaccgtgagccaacgatgcccagccaagagagaagtaagcgaatcaggtagtgccaaaatAACAAGGATGAAAACGTTCTCgccaagaaatcaaccaatgggaaagtgaACACGGGCCGAGCACACCTATAccaactttgaattctatcccgaggtcagaagaatccgcgaaatttccgggtctccgAGCATCATGTATGACGGACCAAATCAAAGCATTTATTCAAGACCTAGGGAAcactggaatccaagatggcggccagggtCAGCAGCCGACCTAGATCGAGGTGAAGGTCGCACGAGGCGGGAGAGGCTGCAAGTGGAATGGCGGAACAGTCTCGGGGCGAGAGCTTGTGATAACTGAGAGCACGGACGAGGTTGGCTGCCGTACCTTGCCGTTGTTGGCGAAGACGAAGGCCATCTGCAGGATGACGAAGGCGGTCCTGGCGACGGGGTTGACGGCTACCGTGACGTCGGCGCACCCCTCCGCCGCGCTGCGCTCGAAGTAGCGCCCGAGCGCAAGCGCGGAGTAGAGGGCGCTGCCGAAGCCAAACGCTTCGACGCACCAACAGCAACACACGTCAACGGAACAgaaataactagggaccggaaaaattcgcggattaaacgacctctaggatagcctccactatctcaagtaaacacgcgtgttcgttgggtactaaattgtgaggcgtctccactgggtatctTTTGATTCGACGcctctttggtcgatagtctctcattgtcccagagagctccagttaaactgcgagcctatagcagaaccagcagaattgaaCACAtgcttgaatttcagcctatcacgaaataaatccgcgaatttttccggtctctcagAAATAACAGATGTtcgtacatttgtacatttgcgTGAAAAAAACAACCGGGTTTCGCAGTAGTAGGTACTTTGCTCGTGTTCTTGCCCGgggaattcatgctttgtgttgtcccagaacctccaatagttaaagttatttgtaatccgTTCCAGTACTAACCACGCTtattaataagcatagtaaaaaagtcaaattattaagCATCAATTATGTTttacatggttaaaaaaatatatgtatttgaatgaaaccttaattaaatatataatactgcttcatttttcgtaataaatactcaatatcatctcgaaaaaacgtattaaatatatgtaaaaataaccatagccacgtttTGCACAAACttacaatatctttctcgtagtattgctaactatttattggcaactggtttccaaaggaatttttgaaaaaagtacagagatttatttttctgtgtacaggtaaaaaaaaaaaccagcttaATGCGGTAGAATCCTAAATTATTTAGCTTctgatattttgtgtttttgcacattattttaaataaattcataatttattcatatttagttgaatgcacaatatttttttactaaataagtCCTTAGTTAATGTGTTCTATTACTTAGAACTAATTTTTTAGGTAAATTATAGAATTTAATGAATGCAAGAAATAATGCAGGATAAAGTTGTGGATTAACAGTTGGTATGGatactgagttttttttaaaactctttatttttagtatatcatacAATGAATCATTAAAACTAAGTTATTCCCAAAACCGTAGAAAATTGACTCTTTCAGGTCGCAAACTGTATTTCCAGCTACAGTTCTGGACCTCGAATTACACTTATTTTCCGCAAcagccactagaattcgttgccggagcagctacgtcgactatcgaatcattcactCTGCAAACCGAAACGTTCAACTATattataaacggctccgataaaagccgGAAAAgacttggaggggggggggggggggagaaaaatacTAGATCCAGatttttgacctgattttcgacaaacaattccattaaaatactgcccgtcttgttaaaattcaataatcaGTCAACACTacgaagtttccctttggctttgcgagcTTTGGCTTAGCGCCATCCCGCtacagttggcagcaccgtggtcacacatttccgttccatgcgacttccgttccactcacgaaattattactcctaccaaatgccatgtaCCGAGATGTAAGGCGTTAACACTACGAACAGTCAgtccagaaaaataaataaataaataaatataaagaaaaattaatgctTTGAAATGTTCAGCTATAGCTAGAGGCatacatttttcgcgaaaaaatctgaacgtttattagactgcaacaaggtacctATAtatgcaccagcggtttcttccttacgatttacggccgtctgcgagagaagtagtcgcattgtttgaccgagccactcaggacgagttttctttcgcgctgaattactgtgattggtagagacctgtaaaattcgcgaattcatttcgcgataggatagagtccaaatacttttgacattattttgcttcagtgattgggccacagtttatctgaaggactctgggacaatgaaaaatctttaacagaagaattagcgaatcacgatcattccagtcaacaggtgttacgagtcggtaaccaagcagcagatgtaatttgcacgagtgcatagaggatcatggagtatatcctttagggattttaaatcgcgaattttacaggtctctagtgattggtgttctaacagtagacatgcacctgaaataaaactCACcccatcacgaaacacagacgatgctacagtgttttaactttcagctggtcccgggatcttttcgcaaaatatgcgTGCCCCTAGCTATAGCCAATGAAGGAATAAAGTAACGAACGGAGTGTTCTCTCGTGGCGCCATCTTACCAGCGACTCCGACCCGGAGGTAGAAGCTGCCGTACCTGACCTCAGGGTCGCCCCGCTGGCCCGCCACAGCCGCCCCGTGCTGTCTCTCCGCCGGCGAGTCTGGAACAACCAGCGGGTCACTACGTGTCTCCCGTCGCCAACCCATGTTTCACCCTCTACTTCATCGCAGCACGCGTAGGGCACGCCTGCCAGGCCGTACTCTTCCCCCCCTCTCCCTTACCCTTCCTCAAAATGCTAAGAAATCCTAAAACATATCCATCACGCCTACCAACGAAAGGAAATAATTAGTAAGCAAACAGCAGGAAAAGAGTATctatttcccccctccccaaatAAAGAAAAGGAAATTATGTACACGCCCCTGTTGCATCCGTATAATTTAAACGCAAATTCGCACCAAGAGAACAAgaatattgtaaattaaaataagaaatatgtaaataaataattacttcataCTTTGTCATGATAATTAATTGCTTCTAAATCCATTAactcaaaatttttatatatatttatatttagttagGGTATTCTTTTTCTGGTGGTGCGATGTGTAAATAAGTTTTTGGAAGGATTGTGTAATATTTAACTCTTGTTTTTAAACGATTAACTAGCGCTTCGGTTAGTTTTCTAGCatggaaacagtttttttttatcgttcactcTATCTTTGTTAAAGTTGTGTTGTTCCTAATACGTTTCTCCTTAACTTAGCAACATAGAAacacactaaataaaataaaataacgcaCGCGACCTTTcagaactcgccagagatgtgtaacatctaactggATAACGAGAAAATACGAGTTATCAAGTTTCAAATACACGCATAATACGAAgattggacacgaaatttaacgacgAGTTTTAATGACGAgcgtaataataaaatttttgcaaattgtgttttcaactacatttatgaacgtgaatcacacgtagtttcctcacccgccgcAAGAATTCGCTCCCAGAGAAGCTACGTCGCGTCGACTATAGAATAATTCgttttgcagaccgaaattttgaactttataatgaaacggcaccgataaatgcaaaaaatacttgaaaaattactaaacccgtTTTTTGAGCTTttttttcgacaagaaatttgaTTAAAGTACTGCTAATCTTGTTAAATTTCTTTAAACAGGTAATACTTTGACGTTTTACTTTGTCTTTGTGATCTTTGGTTCCtgccatccgccatagatggcagcaccgttgttgttACACGTTTTCCTACCTTTACTTACGTCACATTCACTTCTACCAAtcgccgtacaccgagag contains the following coding sequences:
- the LOC134532279 gene encoding proton channel OtopLc-like — its product is MELVRVDRQRSEALINIVSALYGKLLVVFGVALAITEAIADHNHTIRYDAFYLYLYVGSIAYLFYVYVAHLKERTVRRAKERATRDSPAERQHGAAVAGQRGDPEVRYGSFYLRVGVAAFGFGSALYSALALGRYFERSAAEGCADVTVAVNPVARTAFVILQMAFVFANNGKGQNLMCILGFSTHVRRALQFLASPAHAAVSRFGLAHMIAANLCKWLYVVVQEARVDISGGEEARNASLQETQSPRGGDPCWTSRAVASAMRDAAPYLFPCTVEYSLLCSVILAAMWRSVRDASCDPGRRARKRSSGVNVIYARSVSQFSVDLSRAGKGLFLGLVAAAASALSLLVFAELEAGAAVRQADACEAALYASAAAASVCGLVAVRSLPRRPDRRRLQLEHALLFAAHGGLLLYLVFLMAGGFFDADVAADPWRVMKVLTPASALVQSCCQTLLVVDAWRRACSTPDQLRRKPGRQHVTFLLVANVCMWAVNRLLNNRPWSHPAMARFYGARAWTIITHVCVPLVMCYRFQSSVCLYEIWMHVYKMQ